The genomic segment AGGGCTGCGTCAGCAGCGGCTCGCTCGCCCCGTACGCCGCGGCGATCTCATCGCAGATGTGCGGCGCGATCGGATAGAGCATGGTCGCGAGCAGGCGGATCGCCTCCGCCATGGCGGCCCGCTCGGCGGCGGTCGCCGGATGCATCGGCGTGAGCGTGTTGACCAGCTCCATGCACCGCGCGATCGCCGTGTTGAAGCTCTGGCGCTCGATGTCCTCGGTGACCTGGGCGAGCGTCTTGTGCGCCGCCCGCCGGATCGCGAGCGCGTCCCCGTCGACCGGCCCGTCCCAGGTTTCGCCCGCGGCGTCGCGGTGCGCGTGCGCCAGTCGCCACACGCGCTGCAAAAACCGGTTGCAGCCCTCGACCTGTTCGTCCGACCACTGGATGTCCTTGTCTGGCGGCCCGGCGAACATCACGAACGTGCGGCACGCGTCCGCGCCCAGCCGGTCGACGATGTCGGCCGGCGACACGACGTTGCCCCACCGCTTGGACATCTTGCGGCCGTCGGGACCGTTGACGATGCCCTGGGTGATCAGGCGGACGACCGGCTCCTCGACCGGGCACAGGCCCATCTCGTGCATGACCATGGTCCAGAACCGGAAGTACAGAAGGTGCATCGTCGAGTGCTCCGGCCCGCCGATGTAGACGTCGACCGGGAGCCACTTGTCGGCCTTCTCGCGGGAAAACGGCAGGTCGTCGTTGTTGGGGTCGAGGTAGCGCGCGTAGTACCAGGTCGAGTCGACGAACGTATCCATCGTCTCGACCTCGCGCGTCGCCGGCCCGCCGCAGGTCGGACACGTCGTGTGGACGAACTCCGGCACCTTCGCCAGCGGTGGCTCGCCGCGGCCGGTGAGCACGGCGGCGACGTCGATGTCCGGCAGTTCGACGGGAAGCTGGTCGTAGGGCACGGAGATGCCTTCCCGGTCCGGATCGCACACGTCGCAGTACACGATCGGAATCGGCGTGCCCCAGTAGCGCTGGCGCGAAATCCCCCAGTCGCGCTGGCGGTAGGTGGCGGCCGGCCCGCCGAAGCCGCCCTCGGCGGCGGCCCGCGCGATCGCCGCGCGCGCATCGGCGGACGTCATCCCGGTAAACGGTCCGCTTTCGACGAGCACGCCGTCGTCGGTGAACGCGGCGTCCATCTCGTCGGGCGGCGGCAACGGCGTGCCGTCCGCCGGCTGAACGACCTGCACGATCGGCAGACCGTATGCGCGCGCGAACTCGAAGTCGCGCTGGTCGTGGGCCGGCACGCTCATCACCGCCCCGGTGCCGTAGTCGGCGACGACGAAGTTGGCCGCCCAGATCGGCAGCTCGGCGCCGGTAAACGGGTGCAGCGCGACGGCGCCGGTGTCGACGCCTTGTTTCGGCGGCTCTTCGTCGCGGCCGCGGCGCGCCGCCTTCTCGGCCTGCTCCTCGGCGAATGCGCGCACCGCGTCGAGCCGGTCGGGGGCCGCGATACGTTCGATGAGCTCGTGATCGGGCGCGATGACCAGGTACGTCGCGCCGAACACGGTGTCGGCCCGTGTCGTGAACACGCGCAGCGCGACGTCGGTCCCCTTGACCCGGAAGTCGAGGTTCGCGCCCTCGCTCTTGCCGATCCAGTGGCGCTGCTTCTTGACGACCTCGGGCGCCCAACCGGTGAGGGTGTCGAGGTTGGCCAGCAGGCGCTCCGAGTAGCGCGTGATGCGGAACGCCCACTCCGGGCGGCGGCGCACGACGACGACCCCGTCGCACCGCTCGCAGCGGCCGTCCTTGACCTGCTCGTTGGCGATCACGGTCTGGCAGTCGGTGCACCAGTTGACCGACGCGCGTCGCTTGTAGACGAGCCCGCGCTCGCGGAACTTGAGGAAGAACCACTGGTTCCACTTGTAGTAGGCGGGGCTGGACGTGTTGATCTCGCGCGTCCAGTCGTAGGCGTAGCCGAGGCGTTTCATCTCGGCCTTGAACGACGCGATGTTCTCCGCCGTCCGCTCGGCCGGGTGGCGCTTGTCCTTGATCGCCGCGTTCTCCGCGGGCAGGCCGAGCGCGTCCCAACCCATCGGGTGCAGCACGTCGTAGCCGCGCATCCGGTAGTAGCGGGTCATCACGTCGCCGATGAGGTAGTTGCGCACGTGGCCCATGTGCATCGCGCCGGACGGGTACGGGAACATTTCGAGCACGTACATGCGGCGGTCGCCGGTGTCGCGGGCGACGAACAGGCCGGCTTGCTCCCACCGGCGCTGCCACGCGGGTTCGATTTCGGCAGGCGAATAGCGCTCGTTCATAGGCGGGGGAGGGTAGCAGGAAACGGCGCGCGGCGGCCCGCGCGGGCGACGGCTTGCGCTACCATCGGCGCGATGTCGCACGACGTGGTGTCCCTGGCGAGCAACCTCGGGTTCGTCGACGAGATGTACGCGCGGTACTGCGAGGATCCGGCGTCGGTCGACGCGTCGTGGCGCGCGCTGTTCTCGTCGGGCGGGCTACCCGCGGCGGCGCGGGGAGGCCCGACGCCGGAGCCACGGCGCGCGTGGAGCGCCGCGGCCGGCGCGGCGGTCGAGCCCGCGGCCGGCGCACCGGCGGCCGGTCCGGTGCCGGTCGTCGCGAGCGAGGCGCTGTCGCTGTGGCCGCTCGTCAACGCGTATCGGGTGCGCGGCCACCTTGCGGCCGACCTCGACCCGCTCGGCCTGCTCGAGCGGCCGCCGCATCCCGAACTGGAGCCGGCCACCTACGGGTTCCGCGAGGCGGACATGGACCGGCCGATGCCGGCAGGCGGCCTGTACGGGGTGCGCGTGGCCACGCCGCGCGAGGTGCTCGCGCGGCTCCGGCGCGCCTACTGCGGCTCGATCGGCCTCGAGTTCATGCACATCTCGACGCCGGCGAAGAAGGCGTGGCTGGCCGAGCGGATGGAGACGCGCCCGGACCCGCGCACGCTGCCGGCCGACCGGCGCATCGCCATGCTCGAACGGCTCGTGAGCACGTCGGCGTTCGAGCGGTTCGTCCATCGCAAGTATCCCGGCACCAAGCGGTTTTCGCTCGAAGGCGGCGAATCCGCGATTCCGCTGCTCGACAATGTGCTCGACGGCGCGGCGCGCCTCGGCGCGGTCGAAGCCGTCATCGGCATGGCGCACCGCGGCCGGCTGTGCGTGCTGCACGACATCTTGCAAAAGCCGGCGCGCGACCTGTTCGCGGAGTTCGACGACGTGGAACCGGAGGTCGCGTTCGGCGGCGGCGACGTCAAATACCACCTCGGCTACTCGTGCGATCGCGTCGACCGCGAAGGGCGGCGCATGCACCTGTCGCTCGCGTTCAACCCGAGCCACCTCGAGGCGGTCGACCCGGTGGTCGTCGGCCGCGTGCGCGCCAAGCAGCGCCGCCGCCATGACGCCGATCACGCGCGCGTCGCCGGCATCCTGATCCACGGCGACGCGGCGTTCGCCGGCCAGGGCCTGGTGCCGGAGACGCTCAACCTGTCGAACCTGCACGGCTACCGGACGGGCGGCACGGTGCACATCATTATCAACAACCAGATCGGGTTCACCGCGTCGCCGACGGAGTCGCGATCGACACCGTATTGCACCGATGTCGCCAAGATGATCCAGTGCCCGATCTGGCACGTCAACGGCGAGGATCTCGACGCCGTCGCGCAGGTCGTCGACATGGCGATGGAGTACCGCGCGCAGTTTGCCAGCGACGTGGTCATCGACATGTTCTGCTACCGCAAGTACGGCCACAACGAGATGGACGAGCCGAGCTTCACGCAGCCGCTGATGTACAAGCGGATTCGCGGCAAGAAGCCGGTCACCGAACTGTACGCGCAGCAGCTGATCGACGAGGGCGTCCTGTCGCGCGCCGACGTCGACGCGATGCGGGCCCGGGTCGAAGCCGCACTCGAGCGCGAGTTCGAGGCCGCGCGCAAGGCGGCGCACCGGCCGATCATCGACGCGATGGGCGGCGTGTGGGAGGGCTACCTCGGCGGCGCGGACGCCGCCGTGCCGGACGTGGACACCGGCGTTCCGCGCGACGTGCTGGAGCGAGTCGCCGAGCGCGCCACCACCGTACCGGACGGGTTCGCGCTCAACCGCAAGCTGCAACGCTTGTTCGAACAGCGGCGCGAGATGGCGCGCGGTGAGCGCGCGGTCGACTGGGCGATGGCCGAACTGCTGGCGTTCGGGTCGCTGCTGATCGATGGGGTCAACGTCCGGCTCAGCGGCCAGGACAGCTCGCGCGGTACGTTCAGCCAGCGGCACGCGGTCGTCACCGACCAGGAGACTGGCGCTGAGTTCACGCCGCTGGCGCACATGACCGACTCGCAGGGCGACTTCTGCGTGTACGACAGTCCGCTGTCGGAAGCCGGTGTGCTCGGCTTCGAGTTCGGCTACTCGCTCGACTACCCCGACGCGCTCGTGATGTGGGAGGCGCAGTTCGGCGACTTCGTCAACGGCGCTCAGGTTCACCTCGACGTGTTCATCTCGTCGTGCGAGGACAAGTGGGATCGCCTGTCCGGGCTCGTGATGCTGCTCCCGCACGGGTTCGAGGGGCAGGGCCCGGAGCACTCGAGCGCGCGGCTCGAGCGGTTTCTCAGCGCGTGCGCCGAGGACAACTGGCAAATCGTCCAGCCGACGACGCCGGTGCAGTACTTCCACGTGCTGCGCCGCCAGGTGCTGCGCCCGCTGCGCAAGCCGCTGGTCCTGCTCACGCCAAAGAGTCTGCTGCGGCTGCCGGCCGCCACGTCGTCGATCGACGAGTTCACGGCGGGGCGCTTCCAGCGCGTGCTGGCCGACGCCGCGGCGCCGCCGGCCGGCGAGGTCGACCGCGTGATGGTGTGCACCGGCAAGGTGTTCTACGACCTCGACGCGGAGCGCGCGCGGCGCGAGGATCGCCGCACCGCGATCGTGCGGCTCGAACAGCTGTATCCGTGGCGCCGCGAGGAGGTCGAAGCGGCGATCGGCGTGTTTGCCGGCGCGCGCGAGCTGGTGTGGGTGCAGGAGGAACCGCGGAACATGGGCGCGTGGGCATTCGTCGAGCCGCGGCTGCGCGCGCTGTTTCCGGGCTGCGCGCTGCGGCCGGTCAGCCGCCCGGAGAGCGCGAGCCCGGCGACCGGATCGCACAAGGCGCACGCGATCGAGCAGGAACGATTGATCCTCGAGGCATTCGAAGGATAGAGGAGCACATTCGATGAAGGAACTGGTCGTCCCGGAACTCGGCGAGTCGATCACGGAGGCAGTCGTCGCCAAGTGGTTGGTCGAACCCGGCCAAGCGGTGGAGGCCGACGAGCCACTCGTCGATCTCGAGACCGACAAGGTGACGGTGCAACTGCCGGCGCCGGCGGCGGGGCAGCTCGTCGAGGTGAAGGCACGAGAGGGAGACACGGTGTCGGTCGGG from the Deltaproteobacteria bacterium genome contains:
- a CDS encoding leucine--tRNA ligase, which gives rise to MNERYSPAEIEPAWQRRWEQAGLFVARDTGDRRMYVLEMFPYPSGAMHMGHVRNYLIGDVMTRYYRMRGYDVLHPMGWDALGLPAENAAIKDKRHPAERTAENIASFKAEMKRLGYAYDWTREINTSSPAYYKWNQWFFLKFRERGLVYKRRASVNWCTDCQTVIANEQVKDGRCERCDGVVVVRRRPEWAFRITRYSERLLANLDTLTGWAPEVVKKQRHWIGKSEGANLDFRVKGTDVALRVFTTRADTVFGATYLVIAPDHELIERIAAPDRLDAVRAFAEEQAEKAARRGRDEEPPKQGVDTGAVALHPFTGAELPIWAANFVVADYGTGAVMSVPAHDQRDFEFARAYGLPIVQVVQPADGTPLPPPDEMDAAFTDDGVLVESGPFTGMTSADARAAIARAAAEGGFGGPAATYRQRDWGISRQRYWGTPIPIVYCDVCDPDREGISVPYDQLPVELPDIDVAAVLTGRGEPPLAKVPEFVHTTCPTCGGPATREVETMDTFVDSTWYYARYLDPNNDDLPFSREKADKWLPVDVYIGGPEHSTMHLLYFRFWTMVMHEMGLCPVEEPVVRLITQGIVNGPDGRKMSKRWGNVVSPADIVDRLGADACRTFVMFAGPPDKDIQWSDEQVEGCNRFLQRVWRLAHAHRDAAGETWDGPVDGDALAIRRAAHKTLAQVTEDIERQSFNTAIARCMELVNTLTPMHPATAAERAAMAEAIRLLATMLYPIAPHICDEIAAAYGASEPLLTQPWPKPDPALVADDTVTYAVQVNGKVRGQIEVPAGASEADVRAAAEQAANVARHLEGKTVRKFVFVPGRLVNFVVG
- a CDS encoding 2-oxoglutarate dehydrogenase E1 component, with protein sequence MSHDVVSLASNLGFVDEMYARYCEDPASVDASWRALFSSGGLPAAARGGPTPEPRRAWSAAAGAAVEPAAGAPAAGPVPVVASEALSLWPLVNAYRVRGHLAADLDPLGLLERPPHPELEPATYGFREADMDRPMPAGGLYGVRVATPREVLARLRRAYCGSIGLEFMHISTPAKKAWLAERMETRPDPRTLPADRRIAMLERLVSTSAFERFVHRKYPGTKRFSLEGGESAIPLLDNVLDGAARLGAVEAVIGMAHRGRLCVLHDILQKPARDLFAEFDDVEPEVAFGGGDVKYHLGYSCDRVDREGRRMHLSLAFNPSHLEAVDPVVVGRVRAKQRRRHDADHARVAGILIHGDAAFAGQGLVPETLNLSNLHGYRTGGTVHIIINNQIGFTASPTESRSTPYCTDVAKMIQCPIWHVNGEDLDAVAQVVDMAMEYRAQFASDVVIDMFCYRKYGHNEMDEPSFTQPLMYKRIRGKKPVTELYAQQLIDEGVLSRADVDAMRARVEAALEREFEAARKAAHRPIIDAMGGVWEGYLGGADAAVPDVDTGVPRDVLERVAERATTVPDGFALNRKLQRLFEQRREMARGERAVDWAMAELLAFGSLLIDGVNVRLSGQDSSRGTFSQRHAVVTDQETGAEFTPLAHMTDSQGDFCVYDSPLSEAGVLGFEFGYSLDYPDALVMWEAQFGDFVNGAQVHLDVFISSCEDKWDRLSGLVMLLPHGFEGQGPEHSSARLERFLSACAEDNWQIVQPTTPVQYFHVLRRQVLRPLRKPLVLLTPKSLLRLPAATSSIDEFTAGRFQRVLADAAAPPAGEVDRVMVCTGKVFYDLDAERARREDRRTAIVRLEQLYPWRREEVEAAIGVFAGARELVWVQEEPRNMGAWAFVEPRLRALFPGCALRPVSRPESASPATGSHKAHAIEQERLILEAFEG